The following coding sequences lie in one Acidimicrobiia bacterium genomic window:
- a CDS encoding carboxymuconolactone decarboxylase family protein: MARISLPDPSGLGEHIDWSLHRPEMATGMGQLSAAVYGNSRLPLREREAARWTIALINQCEVCQETRAAAADAHQVDDDFYGAVASWATSDGLSVREKLAAEFAQRFALDHQAMDDAFWERLRGAYADDEVADLIICCGMFLGLGRAMAVVGVPAPANRILL; this comes from the coding sequence ATGGCCCGCATCTCCCTTCCCGATCCGTCCGGCCTCGGTGAGCACATCGACTGGTCGCTGCACCGTCCCGAAATGGCGACGGGGATGGGTCAGCTCTCCGCCGCCGTCTACGGCAATAGCCGCCTTCCCCTGCGGGAGCGGGAGGCGGCTCGCTGGACCATCGCACTGATCAACCAGTGTGAGGTCTGCCAAGAGACACGCGCCGCCGCCGCCGATGCTCATCAGGTAGACGACGACTTCTACGGCGCGGTGGCCTCTTGGGCCACCAGCGATGGGCTCTCTGTTCGAGAAAAACTAGCGGCCGAGTTCGCCCAACGTTTCGCGTTGGATCATCAGGCCATGGACGACGCCTTTTGGGAGCGACTGCGAGGCGCCTACGCCGATGACGAAGTGGCCGATCTCATCATCTGTTGCGGGATGTTCCTGGGGCTCGGCCGGGCGATGGCGGTGGTGGGCGTCCCGGCGCCGGCGAACCGCATTCTTCTCTGA